A window of Amycolatopsis australiensis contains these coding sequences:
- the pruA gene encoding L-glutamate gamma-semialdehyde dehydrogenase — protein MDAVTQTPAPKNEPVLTYAPGSAERAELEGALKRLGQAEPVDLTVTIGGEQRPGGGEKIDVVQPHNHRHVLGTIHSATQQDAADAIEAAAKAAPEWRSLSYDDRAAILLRAADLLTGKWRATLNAATMLGQSKTATQAEIDSACELADFWRFNVEFGRRVLAEQPISSPGVWNRMEHRPLEGFVYAITPFNFTAIAGNLPTAPALMGNTVLWKPSPTQSFAAHLTMRLLEEAGLPPGVINLLPGDGKAVSEVALTHRDLAGIHFTGSTATFQHLWSTVGANIAGYRGYPRLVGETGGKDFVLAHASADVDVLRTALVRGAFEYQGQKCSAASRAYIPRSVWNELKDSLVAETEALSYGDVTDLSHFGGAVIDRRAFDKHAALFDRVKGDPSVEILTGGTADDSVGFFVQPTILVSDDPKHEIFSTEYFGPILSVYVYEDGGFDDVLKLIDETAAYALTGAVIANDRVAVAKASEALKFTAGNFYVNDKPTGAVVGQQPFGGARASGTNDKAGSIFNLQRWTSPRSVKETFVPPTTVRYPHQG, from the coding sequence GTGGACGCCGTGACCCAGACCCCCGCCCCGAAGAACGAGCCGGTGCTCACCTACGCACCGGGCAGCGCTGAGCGCGCCGAGCTCGAGGGCGCACTCAAGCGGCTGGGCCAGGCGGAGCCGGTCGACCTGACCGTCACCATCGGCGGCGAGCAGCGCCCCGGCGGCGGCGAGAAGATCGACGTCGTCCAGCCGCACAACCACCGGCACGTGCTCGGCACCATCCACAGCGCCACCCAGCAGGACGCGGCCGACGCCATCGAGGCCGCCGCGAAGGCCGCGCCGGAGTGGCGTTCGCTGTCCTACGACGACCGCGCCGCCATCCTGCTGCGCGCCGCCGACCTGCTCACCGGCAAGTGGCGCGCCACGCTCAACGCGGCCACCATGCTCGGCCAGTCGAAGACCGCGACCCAGGCCGAGATCGACTCCGCCTGCGAGCTCGCCGACTTCTGGCGCTTCAACGTCGAGTTCGGCCGCCGCGTGCTGGCCGAGCAGCCGATCAGCTCGCCGGGCGTGTGGAACCGGATGGAGCACCGGCCCCTGGAGGGCTTCGTCTACGCGATCACGCCGTTCAACTTCACCGCGATCGCCGGCAACCTGCCGACCGCGCCCGCGCTGATGGGCAACACCGTGCTGTGGAAGCCGTCGCCGACGCAGTCGTTCGCCGCGCACCTGACCATGCGGCTGCTCGAAGAGGCGGGCCTGCCGCCGGGCGTGATCAACCTGCTGCCGGGCGACGGCAAGGCCGTCTCCGAGGTCGCCCTGACCCACCGCGACCTGGCCGGCATCCACTTCACCGGCTCGACCGCGACGTTCCAGCACCTGTGGAGCACGGTCGGCGCGAACATCGCGGGCTACCGCGGCTACCCGCGGCTGGTCGGCGAGACCGGCGGCAAGGACTTCGTGCTCGCGCACGCCTCCGCCGACGTCGACGTCCTGCGCACCGCCCTGGTCCGCGGCGCCTTCGAGTACCAGGGCCAGAAGTGCTCCGCCGCTTCACGCGCGTACATCCCGCGCAGCGTCTGGAACGAGCTGAAGGACAGCCTGGTCGCCGAGACCGAGGCGCTGTCCTACGGCGACGTCACCGACCTGTCGCACTTCGGCGGCGCGGTCATCGACCGGCGCGCGTTCGACAAGCACGCGGCGCTGTTCGACCGCGTCAAGGGCGACCCGTCGGTCGAGATCCTGACCGGCGGCACGGCCGACGACAGCGTCGGGTTCTTCGTCCAGCCGACGATCCTCGTGTCGGACGACCCGAAGCACGAGATCTTCAGCACCGAGTACTTCGGCCCGATTCTGTCGGTGTACGTCTACGAGGACGGCGGCTTCGACGACGTCCTGAAGCTGATCGACGAGACCGCCGCGTACGCGCTGACCGGCGCGGTGATCGCGAACGACCGCGTCGCCGTGGCGAAGGCGTCCGAGGCGCTGAAGTTCACCGCGGGCAACTTCTACGTCAACGACAAGCCGACCGGTGCCGTCGTCGGCCAGCAGCCCTTCGGCGGCGCGCGCGCCTCGGGCACCAACGACAAGGCCGGGTCGATCTTCAACCTGCAGCGCTGGACCAGCCCGCGCTCGGTGAAGGAGACGTTCGTCCCGCCGACCACCGTCCGCTACCCGCACCAGGGCTGA
- a CDS encoding PucR family transcriptional regulator — MTSLRHVLATLGEPLVEVVVAPHGLGVSVSDVVILDPEDPLEASPGDLVLVIGARGRAAAPAIRAAGRGGAAAVAVKGATGADVAADAGVALLTVGAEARWEQVESLARGVVEAARAGGEAAGGEVLGDLFALAQTIATLTGGLVSIEDTANRVLAYSRAGDEVDELRRLSILGREGPERYLAMLREWGVYQRLRAGEGIVWIDERPELGIRRRIAAGIHAGTQPLGTIWVQEGAQPLTERAETALLGASRALAPQLIRARTLPSPELRLREDLLASLLEGRLDAESVADDIGADPARPAQVLAFSLERSGNRQLRRAELVHLIAVHTAAYRRSALVSVIGGRVYALLPDLPEHSDAAVLALAREITATARRHLDVPVRAALGGVVPRLSEAAASRGDADRVLAAMARGHWAADVASLADVRAEVLLSEVLAYLGEQPRIRDPRLTALAEHDAEHGGILVPAVLAWLDAFGDVRAAAKALNIHPNTVRYRVRRAAEVSGVDFDDPAQRLLTQLQLRL, encoded by the coding sequence GTGACGTCGCTGCGCCATGTCCTGGCGACCCTCGGCGAGCCGCTGGTCGAGGTCGTCGTGGCCCCGCACGGCCTCGGAGTCTCGGTCAGCGACGTCGTGATCCTCGACCCCGAAGACCCGCTGGAAGCCTCGCCGGGCGACCTGGTGCTGGTGATCGGCGCGCGTGGGCGGGCCGCGGCCCCGGCCATCCGCGCGGCCGGGCGCGGCGGGGCGGCCGCGGTCGCGGTCAAGGGCGCGACGGGCGCCGACGTCGCCGCGGACGCGGGTGTCGCGCTGCTGACCGTCGGCGCGGAGGCACGCTGGGAGCAGGTGGAGTCGCTGGCCCGCGGCGTCGTCGAGGCGGCCCGCGCGGGCGGCGAGGCGGCCGGCGGCGAGGTGCTCGGCGACCTGTTCGCCCTGGCCCAGACGATCGCGACGCTCACCGGCGGCCTGGTCAGCATCGAAGACACGGCGAACCGCGTGCTCGCCTATTCGCGCGCCGGCGACGAGGTCGACGAGCTGCGGCGGCTGTCCATCCTCGGCCGCGAAGGCCCGGAACGCTACCTCGCGATGCTCCGCGAATGGGGCGTCTACCAGCGGCTTCGCGCCGGCGAAGGGATCGTGTGGATCGACGAGCGGCCCGAGCTGGGCATCCGCCGCCGCATCGCGGCCGGCATCCACGCCGGCACGCAGCCGCTCGGCACGATCTGGGTCCAGGAGGGCGCCCAGCCGCTCACCGAACGCGCCGAGACGGCGTTGCTCGGCGCGAGCCGCGCACTGGCGCCGCAGCTGATCCGCGCCCGCACGCTGCCGAGCCCCGAGCTGCGGCTGCGGGAGGACCTGCTGGCCAGCCTGCTGGAAGGCCGGCTGGACGCGGAGTCCGTCGCGGACGACATCGGCGCGGACCCCGCCCGGCCGGCGCAGGTCCTGGCGTTTTCCTTGGAGCGGTCCGGCAACCGGCAGCTGCGGCGCGCGGAGCTGGTGCACCTGATCGCCGTCCACACGGCGGCCTACCGGCGCAGCGCGCTGGTGAGCGTGATCGGCGGCCGCGTCTACGCGCTCCTGCCGGACCTGCCCGAGCACTCGGACGCGGCGGTGCTGGCGCTGGCACGGGAAATCACGGCGACCGCGCGGCGGCACCTCGACGTCCCGGTGCGGGCGGCGCTCGGCGGGGTCGTGCCGCGGCTGTCCGAGGCGGCCGCCTCGCGCGGCGACGCCGACCGCGTCCTGGCGGCGATGGCGCGCGGGCACTGGGCCGCCGACGTCGCGTCGCTGGCCGACGTCCGGGCCGAGGTGCTGCTGTCGGAGGTGCTGGCGTACCTGGGCGAGCAGCCGCGCATCCGCGACCCGCGGCTGACGGCGCTGGCGGAGCACGACGCCGAGCACGGCGGGATCCTGGTGCCGGCGGTGCTCGCCTGGCTCGACGCGTTCGGCGACGTCCGCGCGGCGGCGAAGGCGCTGAACATCCATCCGAACACGGTCCGCTACCGCGTCCGGCGCGCGGCGGAAGTGTCCGGTGTGGACTTCGACGATCCGGCCCAGCGGCTGCTCACTCAGCTGCAGCTGCGCCTGTGA
- a CDS encoding maleylpyruvate isomerase N-terminal domain-containing protein: MDLFSRTWAALRAAVASLPGEDFAKPSGCRGWLVRDLVCHLVIDAQDVLITLVTPASAEPTHDAVSYWAVGSTPPSGDDPLDALIVRLAAAYEDPELLKFHLDDVGAAAGRAAELANRETRVSTQEMVLTAADYLSAYVLEWTLHHLDLIAHVPDAAPPPAEGPARTRSMLEAIAGTAFPASFSDTDVLLVATGRRPPTEAERIELGDLAARLPFVLG, translated from the coding sequence GTGGATCTCTTCTCGCGCACGTGGGCGGCGTTGCGCGCCGCGGTCGCTTCCCTGCCGGGCGAGGACTTCGCGAAGCCGTCCGGCTGCCGGGGCTGGCTGGTCCGTGACCTGGTGTGCCACCTGGTGATCGACGCGCAGGACGTGCTGATCACGCTGGTGACACCGGCGTCGGCGGAGCCGACGCACGACGCGGTGTCGTACTGGGCGGTCGGCTCGACGCCGCCGTCGGGCGACGACCCGCTGGACGCGCTGATCGTCCGCCTGGCGGCGGCGTACGAGGATCCGGAACTGCTGAAGTTCCACCTGGACGACGTGGGCGCGGCGGCGGGCCGCGCGGCGGAGCTGGCGAACCGGGAGACGCGGGTCTCGACGCAGGAGATGGTGCTGACGGCGGCCGACTACCTGTCGGCGTACGTGCTGGAGTGGACGTTGCACCACCTGGACCTGATCGCGCACGTGCCGGACGCCGCGCCCCCACCGGCGGAGGGGCCGGCGCGGACGCGGTCGATGCTGGAGGCGATCGCCGGGACAGCGTTTCCGGCGTCGTTCTCGGACACGGACGTGCTGCTGGTGGCGACGGGCCGCCGCCCGCCGACGGAAGCCGAGCGGATCGAACTGGGCGACCTGGCCGCGCGGCTGCCGTTCGTGCTCGGGTGA
- a CDS encoding LLM class flavin-dependent oxidoreductase: MLDRSPVRRDGGTTRALRDTVAFAADVERLGYHRFWVSEHHGVPGVAGSAPTVLAAAVAGATSRIRVGTGGVMLPNHRPLVVAEQFGVLEALHPGRIDMGLGRSVGFTAGVRDALGQGKEAADGFGAQVRELLGFFTGEHGYPGVHAYPAEGLRVAPFLLATGSGAGLAAELGLPLVIAPVRGERALVEAVTRYREEFRPSEWAREPYVVVSSAIAVADSAGDARRLLVSEAWATVYSRSHGVFPPLSPPGEILALPMTERERRRLDETLDGQIWGTPAEVEDRLGALVGATGADEVLVTTAAHDQSARLDSLARLADLHALV, encoded by the coding sequence GTGCTGGACCGTTCGCCGGTGCGGCGCGACGGCGGCACCACGCGCGCGCTGCGGGACACCGTCGCCTTCGCCGCCGACGTCGAACGGCTGGGCTACCACCGGTTCTGGGTGTCCGAACACCACGGCGTGCCCGGGGTCGCCGGGTCCGCGCCGACCGTGCTGGCCGCCGCCGTCGCCGGGGCGACCTCGCGCATCCGCGTCGGCACCGGCGGGGTCATGCTGCCGAACCACCGCCCGCTGGTCGTCGCGGAGCAGTTCGGCGTCCTGGAAGCGCTGCACCCGGGCCGGATCGACATGGGACTCGGCCGGTCGGTCGGGTTCACCGCGGGGGTCCGCGACGCACTGGGCCAAGGCAAGGAAGCGGCCGACGGGTTCGGCGCGCAGGTCCGCGAGCTGCTCGGGTTCTTCACCGGCGAGCACGGTTATCCCGGCGTCCACGCCTACCCGGCCGAAGGGCTGCGCGTGGCGCCGTTCCTGCTGGCGACCGGCTCCGGCGCAGGTCTCGCCGCCGAGCTCGGCCTGCCGCTGGTGATCGCGCCGGTGCGGGGCGAACGCGCCCTCGTCGAAGCCGTGACGCGCTACCGCGAGGAGTTCCGGCCGAGCGAGTGGGCGCGGGAGCCGTACGTCGTGGTGTCGTCGGCGATCGCCGTGGCGGACTCGGCGGGCGACGCGCGCCGCCTGCTCGTGTCGGAGGCGTGGGCGACGGTCTATTCGCGCTCCCACGGCGTCTTCCCGCCGCTGTCACCGCCCGGGGAGATCCTGGCATTGCCGATGACCGAGCGCGAACGCCGCCGGCTGGACGAGACGCTCGACGGCCAGATCTGGGGCACGCCCGCCGAGGTCGAAGATCGGCTGGGGGCATTGGTCGGGGCCACGGGGGCCGACGAGGTTTTGGTGACGACGGCCGCTCACGACCAATCCGCGCGGCTGGATTCGCTCGCCCGGCTGGCTGATCTCCACGCACTTGTGTGA
- a CDS encoding DUF6221 family protein: MDDLIAFLAARVGARQALIMQAVNKAKAGEPMNRGETKVAVELKIRGLSDLELDVVNQMINEIEATRRILLAHRTTVSEKVPGFPLYGSEYWCETCHVPADEAGSNWCLTLRLLALPYADHPDYSERWRP; this comes from the coding sequence GTGGACGACCTGATCGCATTCCTCGCCGCGCGTGTCGGCGCGCGGCAGGCGTTGATCATGCAGGCCGTCAACAAGGCGAAGGCCGGCGAGCCGATGAACCGCGGTGAGACGAAGGTCGCGGTGGAGCTGAAGATCCGCGGGCTCAGCGATCTCGAGCTCGACGTCGTCAACCAGATGATCAACGAGATCGAGGCCACGCGGCGGATCCTGCTCGCCCACCGCACCACGGTGTCGGAGAAGGTGCCCGGTTTTCCGCTCTACGGCAGCGAATACTGGTGTGAGACCTGCCACGTGCCCGCCGACGAGGCCGGTTCCAACTGGTGCCTCACGCTGCGCCTGCTGGCCCTGCCCTACGCCGACCACCCGGACTACAGCGAGCGCTGGCGCCCCTGA
- a CDS encoding TVP38/TMEM64 family protein, which yields MSGRAKLIVALVVLAFFVAAAALVPIPAPADLRSWADATGPATPVVLLVAYSLLTVAPVPRTVFNLAAGLLVGTAAGIAIGLVATTIAAGLSFGLARLLGRDLVTRHLHRSAVKTVNDRLSGGGVLAVTSLRLIPVVPFAPFSYVCGVSSVRLAPYLAGTLLGSVPGTVAVVVLGDALTGDTPPALLACYGVFALAGAIGLVKVFKKRAPAGPQAAGPAG from the coding sequence GTGTCCGGCCGTGCCAAGCTGATCGTCGCCCTCGTCGTGCTCGCCTTCTTCGTGGCGGCCGCGGCGCTGGTGCCGATTCCCGCTCCGGCCGACCTGCGCTCCTGGGCCGACGCCACCGGGCCTGCCACCCCCGTCGTGCTGCTCGTCGCGTACTCGCTGCTCACCGTCGCGCCCGTCCCGCGCACCGTGTTCAACCTGGCCGCCGGCCTGCTGGTCGGCACCGCGGCCGGGATCGCGATCGGCCTGGTCGCCACCACCATCGCCGCCGGGCTGTCGTTCGGGCTGGCGCGGCTGCTCGGCCGCGACCTCGTCACCCGGCACCTGCACCGCTCGGCCGTGAAAACGGTCAACGACCGGCTCTCCGGCGGCGGCGTCCTCGCCGTGACCTCGCTGCGGCTGATCCCCGTGGTGCCGTTCGCGCCGTTCAGCTACGTCTGCGGCGTGTCCTCGGTCCGCCTGGCTCCCTACCTGGCCGGTACGCTGCTCGGAAGCGTGCCCGGCACCGTCGCCGTGGTCGTCCTCGGCGACGCCCTGACCGGCGACACGCCGCCCGCGCTGCTCGCCTGTTACGGCGTGTTCGCGCTGGCCGGGGCGATCGGGCTGGTCAAGGTGTTCAAGAAGCGGGCACCGGCCGGACCGCAGGCCGCCGGACCGGCTGGCTGA
- a CDS encoding serine/threonine-protein kinase has translation MGVVWRATDVRLERTVAIKQILPQPGVSETERDNMRQRAMREAKNAARFQHPNAIVVFDIAEHNGDPCLVMEYLDGPSLSTILAEEGTLPLGRVARIGEQVASALVAAHRAGIVHRDVKPGNILIDRNGTAKITDFGISRAAGDMTLTATGLIGGTPAYLAPELARGADPVPSSDVFALGATLYQAIEGTTPYGNTTNQLALLYAAANGQINPPVQAGAATALLMSLLRSEPSERPTMAEARERLAALARTEPGGTTASPPLLAGGAGRKPAALADGGERPPWQRTDSAPASPPVGTPVAAGKAPSNPPRPTAAFMPMRSPAAPPNTPPRPMPAAAPTARAPQYSSNTAKPDNKRKYALFAGAGAAVVVVAVIVFLVLNSGSGNSGGTQTAQSPGHQPTATQTPPTTGRSSESAVPAGLEKTPPEGRISDYSGAGKALTSFFDNPAGGWSKLTPAAQQVYGSEQEFAAYWSSHKVGNYMSAHADSGGANADGSITMNLTVDGTRRGYRIVMVGGQMLIDSDTRIDGAGAGN, from the coding sequence ATGGGAGTCGTGTGGCGCGCGACCGACGTGCGCCTCGAACGCACCGTGGCGATCAAGCAGATCCTCCCGCAGCCGGGTGTCTCCGAGACCGAACGCGACAACATGCGCCAGCGCGCGATGCGCGAGGCGAAGAACGCGGCCCGCTTCCAGCACCCGAACGCGATCGTCGTGTTCGACATCGCCGAGCACAACGGCGACCCCTGCCTGGTGATGGAGTACCTCGACGGGCCCAGCCTCTCCACGATCCTCGCCGAGGAAGGCACGCTCCCGCTCGGGCGCGTCGCCCGGATCGGCGAGCAGGTCGCCTCCGCGCTGGTGGCCGCGCACCGCGCCGGGATCGTGCACCGCGACGTCAAGCCCGGCAACATCCTGATCGACCGCAACGGCACCGCGAAGATCACCGACTTCGGCATCTCGCGCGCGGCCGGGGACATGACGCTCACCGCGACCGGCCTGATCGGCGGCACCCCCGCCTACCTGGCCCCGGAGCTGGCGCGCGGCGCCGACCCGGTGCCCAGCTCCGACGTCTTCGCCCTCGGCGCGACCCTCTACCAGGCGATCGAGGGCACCACGCCCTACGGCAACACCACCAACCAGCTCGCGCTGCTCTACGCGGCGGCGAACGGCCAGATCAACCCGCCGGTGCAGGCCGGCGCGGCGACCGCGCTGCTGATGAGCCTGCTGCGCAGCGAGCCCTCCGAACGCCCGACCATGGCCGAAGCCCGCGAACGGCTGGCCGCGCTGGCCCGGACCGAGCCCGGCGGCACGACGGCGTCCCCGCCGCTGCTCGCCGGCGGAGCGGGCCGCAAGCCGGCCGCCCTCGCGGACGGCGGCGAGCGCCCGCCGTGGCAGCGCACCGACTCCGCACCCGCGTCGCCACCGGTCGGCACGCCGGTGGCCGCGGGCAAGGCGCCGTCGAACCCGCCGCGCCCGACCGCGGCGTTCATGCCGATGCGGTCCCCGGCCGCGCCGCCGAACACCCCGCCGAGACCGATGCCCGCGGCCGCGCCCACGGCCAGGGCTCCGCAGTACTCGTCGAACACCGCGAAACCGGACAACAAGCGCAAGTACGCCCTGTTCGCCGGAGCGGGCGCCGCGGTCGTGGTGGTCGCGGTGATCGTGTTCCTGGTGCTGAACTCCGGCAGCGGCAACTCCGGCGGCACGCAGACCGCCCAGTCGCCCGGTCACCAGCCGACGGCGACGCAGACCCCGCCGACGACCGGCCGCAGCAGCGAGAGCGCCGTGCCCGCCGGGCTGGAGAAGACCCCGCCGGAGGGGCGCATCTCCGACTACAGCGGCGCCGGCAAGGCCCTGACCAGCTTCTTCGACAACCCGGCCGGGGGCTGGTCCAAGCTGACCCCCGCCGCCCAGCAGGTCTACGGCAGCGAGCAGGAGTTCGCCGCGTACTGGTCGAGCCACAAGGTGGGCAACTACATGAGTGCCCACGCCGACTCCGGCGGCGCGAACGCCGACGGCTCGATCACCATGAACCTCACCGTGGACGGCACCCGGCGGGGCTACCGGATCGTCATGGTCGGCGGCCAGATGCTCATCGACAGCGACACCCGGATCGACGGCGCCGGCGCGGGCAACTGA
- the msrB gene encoding peptide-methionine (R)-S-oxide reductase MsrB, whose protein sequence is MKPVVGATPRVVKSEQEWRAQLSPDEYAVLRQAGTERPFTGEYTDTKATGVYECRACGAELFRSDTKFDSHCGWPSFYDPADSDAVLLREDRSMGMKRIEVLCASCHSHLGHVFEGEGYPTPTDQRYCINSISLKLVPES, encoded by the coding sequence ATGAAACCCGTTGTCGGCGCGACCCCGCGCGTCGTGAAGTCCGAGCAGGAGTGGCGGGCGCAGCTCAGCCCCGACGAGTACGCCGTGCTCCGCCAGGCGGGGACCGAACGGCCGTTCACCGGCGAGTACACCGACACGAAGGCCACCGGCGTCTACGAGTGCCGCGCGTGCGGTGCCGAGCTGTTCCGCAGTGACACGAAGTTCGACAGCCACTGCGGCTGGCCGTCGTTCTACGACCCGGCGGACTCCGACGCCGTCCTGCTGCGCGAAGACCGTTCCATGGGCATGAAGCGGATCGAGGTGCTCTGCGCCTCCTGCCACAGCCACCTCGGGCACGTCTTCGAGGGCGAGGGCTACCCGACCCCGACCGACCAGCGGTACTGCATCAACTCGATCTCGCTGAAACTGGTCCCCGAGTCCTAA
- a CDS encoding TIGR04222 domain-containing membrane protein codes for MTDTWGIPGPVFAGLYGGLLLLPALVALARAGLLLRGRAGGGPDRPEELALLTGGRRRFAEFAVAGLLERQVIRLAGDGRLSRVKGSAPDTVGREVLTRIGKHGSSIERVCDAVAEHEAAAGLETALIGRGLLADPRKLRSTWVATAVAYWVVVALGVVRLVAGASTGHPVGILLGLLALGTAVAVFVTVKARNRPAVKATFAGRAAAEAARRSGTLVTGPAGAVAAAGLAGHPDQDVRAAVTRAAEHSAARTYSRRARFAGAGGGAAVGYYGGSSCGGGGSSCGGGGSSCGGGGGGCGG; via the coding sequence ATGACCGACACCTGGGGGATTCCCGGACCGGTGTTCGCGGGCCTCTACGGCGGCTTGCTGCTCCTGCCGGCGCTGGTCGCCCTGGCGCGCGCCGGGCTGCTGCTGCGCGGCCGCGCGGGCGGCGGCCCGGACCGGCCCGAAGAGCTGGCGCTGCTGACCGGCGGCCGGCGGCGCTTCGCCGAGTTCGCCGTGGCCGGCCTGCTCGAACGGCAGGTGATCCGCCTCGCCGGCGACGGGCGGCTGAGCCGGGTCAAGGGCAGCGCGCCCGACACCGTGGGCCGCGAGGTGCTGACCCGGATCGGCAAGCACGGCTCCTCGATCGAGCGGGTGTGCGACGCCGTCGCGGAGCACGAGGCCGCGGCCGGCCTCGAGACCGCGCTGATCGGCCGCGGCCTGCTCGCCGATCCGCGGAAACTGCGGTCGACCTGGGTGGCGACCGCCGTGGCGTACTGGGTCGTGGTCGCCCTCGGCGTGGTCCGGCTGGTGGCCGGGGCGAGCACCGGGCACCCGGTGGGCATCCTGCTGGGCCTGCTCGCGCTGGGCACGGCCGTCGCGGTCTTCGTCACCGTCAAGGCGCGGAACCGGCCCGCGGTCAAAGCCACCTTCGCCGGCCGGGCCGCCGCCGAGGCGGCACGCCGGTCCGGGACGCTCGTGACCGGCCCGGCCGGGGCCGTCGCGGCGGCGGGCCTGGCCGGCCACCCCGACCAGGACGTCCGGGCGGCCGTCACCCGGGCCGCGGAGCACTCGGCGGCGCGGACGTACAGCCGCCGCGCCCGATTCGCCGGCGCCGGGGGCGGCGCGGCCGTCGGCTACTACGGCGGCAGCTCCTGCGGCGGCGGTGGCAGCTCCTGCGGCGGCGGCGGAAGTTCCTGCGGCGGTGGCGGCGGGGGCTGCGGCGGTTGA
- a CDS encoding TIGR04222 domain-containing membrane protein, with protein MDDPWGISGPDFVVLYIGLLVGVLLVRVVVSGVANRRALRADAVQAGSPPTVYELAFLAGGPDRAADAAIAALVERGQLRVGSSKQISRAGTRPAEPLERAVFDLAKSATTATIRAYTRDSAAMRALEDGLDQRGLLASPAAKRQARTVGLVLQLAVLVLGVVRLVNGVHLGRPVGILVFLVLVAGVLTVVAAVRRTKAESRQPSAAGHRLLGQARSAANGPVPAGMPAGGVLLGGAAAAVALGGWAMYPDEELSAALAPPVTSFGGGGGSSSSGSSCSSSSCSSGSSCGSSCGGGGCGG; from the coding sequence ATGGACGACCCGTGGGGCATCTCCGGACCGGATTTCGTGGTCCTCTACATCGGACTGCTCGTCGGCGTGCTGCTGGTACGGGTCGTCGTGTCCGGCGTCGCGAACCGCCGCGCGCTGCGGGCGGACGCCGTCCAGGCCGGGTCGCCGCCGACCGTCTACGAGCTGGCGTTCCTCGCCGGCGGCCCCGACCGGGCGGCCGACGCGGCGATCGCGGCGCTGGTGGAGCGCGGGCAGCTGCGCGTCGGCAGCTCGAAGCAGATCAGCCGGGCCGGGACGCGGCCGGCCGAACCGCTCGAGCGCGCGGTGTTCGACCTGGCGAAGTCGGCGACGACCGCGACGATCCGGGCGTACACCCGCGATTCGGCGGCGATGCGGGCCCTGGAAGACGGCCTCGACCAGCGCGGCCTGCTGGCGTCGCCGGCCGCGAAGCGGCAGGCCCGGACCGTCGGCCTGGTCCTGCAGCTGGCCGTGCTGGTGCTCGGCGTGGTGCGGCTGGTCAACGGCGTCCACCTGGGCCGCCCGGTCGGAATCCTGGTGTTCCTGGTCCTGGTCGCGGGCGTGCTGACGGTCGTGGCCGCGGTCCGGCGGACGAAGGCGGAGTCCCGGCAGCCGTCGGCCGCGGGGCATCGCCTGCTCGGCCAGGCGCGGTCCGCGGCGAACGGCCCGGTGCCGGCCGGGATGCCGGCGGGCGGCGTCCTGCTGGGCGGCGCCGCGGCCGCCGTCGCGCTGGGCGGCTGGGCGATGTACCCGGACGAGGAGCTGAGCGCGGCGCTGGCCCCGCCGGTCACCTCCTTCGGCGGCGGCGGTGGCTCGTCCAGCAGCGGGTCGTCGTGTTCCAGCTCGTCGTGCAGCAGCGGCTCTTCGTGTGGTTCTTCGTGCGGCGGCGGGGGTTGCGGTGGGTGA
- a CDS encoding DUF692 domain-containing protein, producing MGELGIGIGWRHELDLSIARLPGVDWVEVVAENLHADHLPETLLALRRRGLPVLPHAVSLSLGGAEPLDTGRVQHLAEVARALDAPLVSDHVCFVRAGGLDSGHLMPLPRTREALDVLVANVRLAQSIVDVPFALENIAAVLDWPDAELSEEQFLTELTERTGCLLIVDVANLYANARNIGTDPVAFLDGIPWERLAYVHMAGGVERDGVYHDTHAHPVLPEVLDLLTELRRRTDPPGVLLERDDDYPTDDELAAELAALRAAVTT from the coding sequence GTGGGTGAGCTCGGCATCGGGATCGGCTGGCGGCACGAGCTGGACCTGTCCATCGCGCGGCTGCCGGGCGTCGACTGGGTGGAGGTCGTCGCGGAGAACCTGCACGCCGACCACCTGCCGGAGACGCTGCTGGCGTTGCGGCGGCGCGGGCTGCCGGTGCTGCCGCACGCCGTCTCGCTGTCGCTCGGCGGGGCGGAACCGCTGGACACCGGACGCGTCCAGCACCTCGCCGAGGTCGCGCGGGCGCTGGACGCGCCGCTGGTGAGCGACCACGTGTGCTTCGTCCGCGCGGGCGGGCTCGACTCCGGCCACCTGATGCCGCTGCCGCGCACGCGCGAAGCGCTCGACGTGCTGGTGGCGAACGTCCGGCTGGCACAGTCCATTGTGGACGTGCCGTTCGCGCTGGAGAACATCGCCGCGGTGCTGGACTGGCCGGACGCCGAGCTGTCCGAGGAGCAGTTCCTCACCGAGCTGACCGAGCGGACCGGCTGCCTTCTCATCGTCGACGTCGCGAACCTGTACGCGAACGCCCGCAACATCGGCACGGACCCGGTGGCGTTCCTCGACGGCATCCCCTGGGAGCGGCTGGCGTACGTGCACATGGCGGGCGGCGTCGAGCGCGACGGCGTCTACCACGACACGCACGCGCACCCGGTGCTGCCGGAGGTCCTCGACCTGCTGACCGAACTCCGCCGCCGCACGGACCCGCCGGGAGTGCTGCTGGAACGCGACGACGACTATCCGACCGACGACGAGCTGGCGGCGGAGCTGGCGGCCCTGCGCGCGGCGGTGACGACGTGA